In Cicer arietinum cultivar CDC Frontier isolate Library 1 chromosome 7, Cicar.CDCFrontier_v2.0, whole genome shotgun sequence, the genomic window TTCTGCAATCTCAGAGGAAATGAGTTCTTTTGCGAGGTTGATGATGATTACATCCAAGATGACTTCAACCTCTGTGGATTAAGCAGTCAAGTGCCGTACTATGATTATGCTCTTGATTTGATTTTGGATGTTGAGTCATCCCATGGTAAGTAAgcttacatatatattttattagatttctTGTACAAGCATGGAATACTAGTGTTTGGATTGCTCGGTCCTCTTTTGTGATACTTCACCTTGTTTATAATTTCCTGTGAAAAGTTTTATTCTTGAAGCAGAATTCATATTGTGTATGTCTGTGACTCTGTTTTCCTTTTcagtcattttttatttttatttattgtatgcCGGCTTCTCTGGTTTGGTTGAAAATTCATAGGTGACATGTTCACAGAGGAACAAAACGAGTTAATCGAATCGGCAGCAGAGATGCTTTATGGTATGATTCATGCCCGATACATTCTGACAACCAAAGGAATGGCTGCCATGGTAAGATTTCACCACCACTTATCACTGTTTTCATGCTTTACCATCTAGGAGATAGACAATGTTAACGACATTGAAACTTTTTGCAGCTCGACAAGTACAAGAACTATGATTTTGGTAGATGCCCAAGAGTTTACTGCTCTGGACAACCCTGCCTTCCAGTTGGCCAGTCGGACATTCCTAGGTCAAGTACTGTGAAAATATATTGTCCTAGGTGTGAAGATCTCTATTATCCTCGGTCCAAGTATCAAGGCAGTATCCTTATGACCTTGTGTctattatgaaatttttttgtcAGGGATTTAATCTGATGCAGATATGTGTCACTATCTTGCTCGAACTAATTTTATTCTCTTGTGCCTCTCATTTTTTCCTTGCTTTTGAGTTCCATCTGATAGTCTGTTACATATGTAGTGGACATGCCAGAATAGGTCTGTTACATATGCTTAAGATTTAGGTTTTTTTGGCATACCACTTACACATGCCAGAATAATGGACATTTGATGCCTCTGAAAAGTGTTTGCTGATTTTATAAAAGCAATGccatttttccttttctaagAAAATTATATCTGCTATTTTGTTCCCAGTTGTTGTAGCCTCGAGTTGAAGGACTGTTTCTGAAAACTTTGGTATGCATGTGTGTTTATAAAAAGGTAGCTGAAAAGTGACCAACTTTTTGCAATTGTTAAGTATAATTTTTGAAGACATATTTCTCTCTTTCATACTCTAATGTTAAGAAGGTTGGCCattcttgtttttttgttttatttcagaaattattttattttgtttgtttagtGTCAATtctataaacttttttttaatcataagtATATCAACTTTGCGATGGTTGTATGTTATTCATGTTTTACCTATATAAATGTGGTTAAAGTTTTTGGTTGAACCCGTTATGCTATAGTTTCAAAATTTCCTTGATTCTATCTAGACATTGATGGAGCTTATTTTGGAACAACATTTCCCCATCTCTTCTTGATGACATATGGACAACTGAAGCCACAGAAACCATCTCAGGGCTACGTTCCAAGAGTTTTTGGGTTCAAAATTAACAAACCATGAAGCTGAAGTTTGAGCTTCCAAAATTCCCCCCTTGCAGCATTCAGCGGATCAAAAGCTTTTCAAACCAGTACAATCTAGACATCTCATCTCTTTTACTTGTTTTAGGAGCGTGTTGTAAAGAAATATATGCAGACATGTGAAGCAAGTGCCTAGTTTCACTTTCAGCTTCAAATTAAAAGAGCAAGTGCTTAGGTACTTGATGAAACTTTTTAATGGATTATTACAAATTGTATTTGGCAATTTCTTTAATGTTGTCTATGTCTTTGTTACATAGCTCCTgccattttttatattgttttattacATTGGCAGTTGAATTTATGGCTTTGATCTCAATGGATTCATACAGTTCACTGATTTATAGGTTCGCTTGCGTTGATGTTAAACCCATCTATCCAACGTAAATATTGTTTGGTTATATGTAACACGAACATACGTTTTCTGTGtatatttgtttcaattttgGATTAGGCAAAGTTGATTACAGGGAGTGTAGAATTGATTTTGGTGTGTTTAGATATATTTGAGTAGAATTGATTTTGCCTTCAAAAGTAATCAAACTTGAAGTTAGACTTTAGAATGGTTGCTTCTCCCATTGAATTTTACCCTCAAATTTATGGATATGTATCTAATTAACCAACCCTCTCTTCACAAATTTATGGATATGTATATTATTAACCAACCCTCTCTTCACAAATTTATGGTTATGTAACTTATTAACAAACCCTCTATTCACAAATTTATGGATATGTATCTTATTAACCAACCCTCTCTTCACATTTTCTCCATACTATTTCAGCAATTCTTCTTCTCTCTCATAATCTCTCATAATCTGGTGGGACTTTTGTGAATTTCAAtcaatagaaaaagaaaatatattaaaatgtgtGTTAGAAAGCTGACACTtttccttttaatatttttttttatctatctcTCTTTTCAGGTTGGTGGAGATGATCAACTTTACAAACTTCCTATTCATCTTAATGTTACATGATTATATTTTAACACCAATTATTCTGCATGAAtacttatttttaatacaaaatcaaTTGGTCTCCATGTAACCATACACACTGGGTTAATAAATCAAACTAGTTTATCATATGGAACATATCGCAAAATTTTATGGCTGTCAATAATGAAATGTGAATTGTATTCAATTTAGTCAATtgagatcaaacaataaaaaattcaaatgtctaTTCAATTTCTTGAGATCAAACCATAGGGATTGAAATTCAAATTCTTGTTGATATCGTTCAACATGTTCAATGTCTATTCAATTTTTGTAGATATGGTATGCTTATGAATAgagtttgaataaaaataaacaaagatcCATCTCATTTTGATTATAGAAtctgattatttttaaaaacaaaaacaaataaaaaattaaacttaaatagtGTTAAGAAATACATACTTGATTGCCAGAATCTAACCATTGTtcaaaattgaaagtgtatCTGATAATAATCGATGTCGACATCAATTAGCGATGTAAGCTTTATGTTTTCGTCACCCGATCAGCCAACAATAGTTCTTCATATTCAAGTTGTGCGTCGGGCGCCGCTGTTGTTTGTGGGTGATAccatcatttttttagttttagtttttagggtttttaattatgtcttttttaaattactttccTTAATCTAAATATTTAGCTATGAAGAATAATAtgcaatatttttcattaaaaaaagcTGTCCcctttttatttcttattattgcTTTTATTGTCCGATTTAGTATCCAATATTATACTATATTTCGGTACTTTCACTCTACCTTTTTATTATAAGAATATTATATGTATTTAGGTTTATTATGTATATAAAACATTGAGTACCAAATTTGCATTTAAAATAATCTAACAATTAAtcttattttggtttatatatatatatatatatatatatatatatatatattagtttttctttttagtaaatttatttatcctatatttatagatgatattattaaattgatagCATggttacaatatttaaaaaatgaaattaatattgctaacgaaatttatttattttttgactacttgttacttcttttttttttcaactacaTTTGTTGTTCAAACATGTGTTATTTTGCATCCccttttgacaaaaaataatataaataaattaaataaaaagcaaaactaatatatatatatataaaataaaatcttatataaaactaatattatctaaataaattttaaatcaatcaacttgattatctttaaaaaaaggaatattacataaaattgattatattaatttaataaatgattctGAAATTGCAAactgtttaaaaaataattttacaaaaatgctactattgattttaaaaagtctcataaatttattgtatgtttccctatatttaaatataaaaattagataTAGTTTCTGATTTAGAGTAGCATTAAAAAACAAATGGTGGAAAGCAACTCTTGTGGTCGTAGTATACTGTAGCACACGCGTATGGAGCTTATGCCCATTTCGTGCTCATGGTGTGGAACGGTCTCGTTCTAAGATTCCGCCATTGAAGGATTTTCAAAAGCTTCGAGAAGCTAGAAAATGAAGATTCGGTTCTGCAAGTACGAAAAACTGAAATGATGGTACCATAAGAAGATCTAGGAATTAAGCTGAAAGCATTTCAATGACTATGAGAGTGAAAATGAATCTCTTGATTATGACTCAGTTACACAAGTGATGATATATACATCTCAATGAGTTGTGCCACATCAGCACATTGTAACCGCTCTAGCTAACTGCAGTAACTGTTCTAATTACATATTCTCTGTTAGGATCACATAGCTCAGACCTTTGCACGAATTTGGAATAAGTGAGAAACTGACATGTTGGGAGTGGTTAAATTTTGATGCATAGTACTATTATGACATCTTTATTCGGCAAAAATGATAAAAACCTCATTTTATGTTGATTGCCTGGATTTTGCCATTATTTGTAATCAGTCTTTTTAGTAGTTTCGCCATTGATTGGAATAATAGTGACGTTTATGAATTAGAGTATAAAGGCACGGAATGTTAAACAAAACTTAGATGTATAAACTtgatcaaaaagaaaaaagtggATTGGAGAGGCTAGTTGTTTGCATTTAATTACCATGAATGTATGTTAgctttattctttttttctaGAATAAATTCATACCCGAATTCACAAAGTTATGGGAATTTAACTCCTGCTAGGCCCAAACCACCGTATGTTCATTCTATTCTAATGTACTCTAGTTGACCTAATTGGTAATGCAAAGTTTTCCTCTACtactttattttactgaaaaCATGTACTAATAGTAGGCAGTAATAATATGTAATTGAGATATCATGCACTCACTTGAATCACGAACAGGCAcatcacaacaagaaaacaaccGAGCAAGCTAATCTTAAGATTGACACAAGCATCAATAGAAACCTCGAGcttgtaataaataatgaacGGAAACAAGAAAAGTGTATTCGCTCTATAACAGAAAGCTttgcaataaaataaaattgatctcaGGTAGACACTCAATAGAAGTTTTAATTTGAGTACAATCGACATAGTTCTCTGAAAATCAACTACACTTAATTAAAAGAGACTTGCATCCAGCAAAAAAGCTAACAGCTTAACTTTCAGTTTGTTCCCTCAACCTCCTGATGGTGCTCCGTACAGTCACGGCACTTGCGGTGCTGTTAACATAATGAGAACAAAGTCATGTAGCTGCATTTcagatttgaaaaataaaacgtTGAAAGTAgggaataaaataaattacttcaAAGTGTATGCTCCTCCTGCTTTCACTTTGCCACAATCCTTGCATCCCCATATTCCTACAGCTTTTCTCTTCACAGCATACTTTCCACAAAATTCACAGAAAAATTTGCTGTGCTGACTAACTTCCATCTTCTTAATCTGCTTTCGCAGACTGGCACCATAACGGGTACCTAAtatgataaaacaaaaataatagctTGTCAGAAATTTACAAATATGTCCTTCTAAAAACATCTTGAGAGACTTGTATATAAATCCAAATAtgttatgtaaaaaataataataataatactatccAAATAATGTCATGAATTGGGTAAAACAGGTCAAGAACATTAATTCTACCACAAAATGTGAAACCACTTATAAATGAAGAACTCCATTATTTTATAGTGTTAGGTGTATAATTGCACACATTTGAAGAGCTTGTGACATAATTCGATAGAATTACATAAACACGATGCAGTAATTCTATAATAATTATACTTCATACACAAAAAACTATAGTAAATGAATCTTctatttcttttgagaaatttAAAGAATCTGTACTCCACATGAGGGCTATAATGAAAATTTATCCGAGTGTATTGATACATAACAAGCCTTGGACATAATTATCACAAACAGCAACTTCTCATACAATTAATAAGCAGCATCTTTAAAGCAATACATACATCACTAATCATTATTTCATAAACTTAAACACATATACATCAGTACCAAACCAAGGCAAAGCAAATaccaataataaaaaacaaaaggcACTTAACAGATTTAACTAAAACTGAAGTTCGAAGACGTACCATATTTCCCAACAATGCCAGCCTTCTTTGTCCTCTTAGTCTGCAAAAACGGTACAGTTTAAACTTAAAACAACGATTCACGATAAAAAGAGAAGTAAAAACATACTTCACAATTGCAAATCTGAATGTAGAATGAGTTCAACCAAAATAAACGATAATATAGTCAttattttcctctatatatcTATAAATCTATGCATAGTGGAAAACGAAACATTAAAAAATGAGAATCGAAGGAGATGTATTGAATTGGATGATGGAAATGAGAGGTACCATATTTGCAGGTATCGAAGGCGCTGAAAGCCTAGCAAGAGGGAGTGGCAGCGATGGAATGGAAGCTAACAGGCAGAGAAACCCTAATTTTCTTCTTGGCCGTTTTTATAGATAACCTCTTTGGATTGGTGGGTCGGGTACATATCCGATTTTATTGCTTTGAGCGTTAATTTACgggtttttctttctttctttttcttttttttttaattaaattgtttgtttttttttcatttttggtttttataaaatataaaataagggGGTGTATTCAAATAAGATttcaatacaaataaatatatatatatatatatatatatatatattagtgtttaattaagatttttataaaatgtctATTCTCATTTAAAAACGTATAGGTTTTAGATGATTGTTTTGTAGAGTGAATTTTGAGAtactttttagattttaaaatgtaaaaaattgaaacttggGAATCTTATAAAATCTCAAGTATTTTTGTGGCATTGTTGgatgaatatattttaaaatttaaaaagtatttcaAAATTTACTTCCACCGCTTGTCATGccatttttttcactttttataaAGATATCATTTTTTAACTTCCCTTCTAAGtgtgtaattaatttttaagatattaCATAATACATATAATGAcaataactattaaaaaatgattattaatcTAGTTTGTACATCCCTAAAAAATATAATCCACACGACAACAACTAAAATATTGCTTATAAGGGGTAGCAAtcattaaaatgaaataaattgttAGTTTTTCTTATACCTAATTGAGGATTATGTTGATAGAAGAATTATGGTTGCCATATTTTAGATATGAGACGTTGAATTTTATGggaataatttgaattttaacaattaaaatagtGTGTATTGAGAATATTGTGTTAAAaagtatgttttaattatttatctccAATGATAGGTTaaaataattctttaaaattatgtttttagtttAACACTTCGTTTATTTGGAGAATGACGCTGTAATAATTAGAAGATAGGTCGGAAAGTaagtaaaatttgataaaatattgtttcaattataattcaaaatcGAATTCTCCTGAATACGTTATTTTTCACTGAAGTCCATTAACCACTTGTATccaattatttgattaattgtttgaaatcttataaattcataaagtatttttaaatcctataaattattatcataaaaatccTTTAATATCGAAATTATAAAATCTTGATCGtgttttaaaatcttaaaagtCATTAAAATATTGTCTTTTAGAAAATACTCATTATTGTTTAATAGAGAACGTAACAAGTTTTATTCTAACATCCATAAGTGATTCATTATATTATCCTATAAAGTCGCTcgtaattgtattttaaaaataactacaaTCTATTACTCATTTCTTGTGAAAAGTTTGATGCTTAATTAATCAACTAAATTTATGCTCGGCTAATTAGTTATTTACTTGATTGATTTGTCGATTAGATGTTGTGTTAGCTAACTTGCACTTCTTACaaagattaatttttatcaagTGATTATGTGAGAAATTGGATATGTTTCTTATATGCAGGTTTTTAGACCATTCCAAAGAACATCTAATATAGAATTGAATTACTATCTAGGTTTTATTACAATAAAgagaaatgataaaaataagtaaaaccTATTTGATTGATTGTGTGTtgaatatcattaaaaaaaaatatgtatttatagatttataataattaagaaaTCTACACTTACGCATTTATTTCGTTCTTAACTAACTGGTTGAGGTATTAAATCACATAAtataatgactaataatactaatatAAACAAGTATGGCCGACTTATGGTCCAAAACCACTTTGTAgactaattttttaactttcaaATTGGTCCACCACATCATTCATTGccttattttttagatttattgcaattttggttatcatattttcaccgatttatgaaattgattcatttatttaaaattcaacaatTAAGGTCTatccctcaatttttttaattaaaatatgctaatttgacatattttaaacaatattacatATGATACGATAGTGTTGAAGGATTAATACCCATGAAATTGCGATAAAACTctctaaaaattttaattttaacttatgaaattatttatttttgtaatttaattaataatgtataaataattaatgcatctagataattttatatcatgaaATTGTATGTCGcaccataatttttaaattaaaacattcAAAAGATCAAAACTGttggattttaaaatagaggaaccaattttacaaattaatgaaaacaataataccaaaattgcaattaaacttatttttaaatgaacagAACTTCATGTGCGTTCTGAACTTACTATGATAATATTCTCTATTCAATTGAGATCaggtaaaaaattatcttttgcGATTAATTGTCCAATTACTCAGTGACTGTGTCAATTAACCATGTTTTCTACGGTCCAATTATCCACATTTTTTCCTCTCAAAATGATATGATATTAGTTTAAATCGTCCTTTCTCTAGATCTATAGTCAGTTAATCACCTCTCACTTCATCTCCATCATCTATGAAATTAGttctataatattttgaattggtCAACCATTTGTTACATAGTCTCCTAGACTCATATTCAACATCATCTTGAATTAATCGAAACCCAAATTAGCCCCCAATATAATTGGAGGTGGTAGAATATTGTCTGAGATAGAGTAGTTCATAACTTGAAACCATGATAAAGATAACATACGTTGTTAGAGAAGGTGGAGTAGTCTCGCACAttacaaaataacataaatatgaaGAAGTAAACTAAACAAATAGAAATCAAATGAATGATGtcaatgtattttaaaaagggTCTCgtgattcattttttaaaaagggtcttataatttgttatatattttaaaaaaagggtCTTATTGATCTAAATTACCTTTTCAAGTTTTGGAGTAGTGCACCTTAAAAAAACAATACTGATGTAGTGGAGAGATGTGagtgattaattttatttgaattgaagaTGTTTTTTCAAAGatgttctttttcttttgtagGCATTTCAATTAGGATCGTAAAGTGGttggttgattttttttctatagtGGACTTAATTAGTTGTTACTAAGTACCACAAACTAATGAGAAATGCTTAAACTTTTCGATGATGTTTTTTATTGGCTACTAATTTTGTATAACTTTATTGAGAAGATTTGTACTGATGGCTTTGTGGCCATTAGTCACtcatcattatttgattttttttggtaGAGACACTATTGATATGGgtcattgaatttattttttattttattgatattcatctatttaaattgataaaatatattcgatattaaatataaatttaatgacACTAAAAACGAAAAAGATGAATctgtaaatatattaataacatccaaattaatagtataaaacgaCACATACAAACAACATAATAAAATCAAAGTGATTGAATTACTTATGCATCTAGACCCTAAACGATGACGAACTAGTTATATGTTAAATTAGTAATTGATTGAACTTAATATGTCAATATGAACTAGTCATATTTTACACCAAAACGAAAAATCAAACTAACGCCAATCTGAAACAATGGAATTAGTTATATGTTGAATTAgtaattgattgaatttaataTGTCAATATGAACTAGTCATATTTTACACCAAAACGAAAAATCAAACTAACGCCAATCTGAAAAAATggaattaagaaagaaaaatataatttagtagtgcgaaaattatttatttaaattaaaaaaaaaaagaaacacataTGGACGATTCTAAGTTAAAAATGATATGTGTTATTCATCtagaaatcataaaatatgggcaaaatatattttatggttTGTTAAATTTCACCAAAGTCCATGTTTGATTTTTAcctactaaaaaaaatttgtttgatttttaattttttttatgtaacacTTAGATTTATCTATATAATTAAATGTGTTCATTGTCGTTCTTTAAATTGCATTAAAATAATACGCATGTGACTGTTATAAAtctaatgaaataaatttaaatagtttttttagagaaaaataatactttaaattattttttatcaaaataaaaacaaaaataaaaatcctaAAATCTTTGTCTTCTTATCTCAATCATTTTCAAGGTCACTTTCCAATACTTCACCCCAAATCTATAAATTTTAGCAAAAgttcaaaacaaattaaaaagaaaaatagtttaaaccctacaaattcataaaattcaaaCCCTAACAATCATCACACACAAAACCAAAAAAttccaaacaaacaaaaaattcttttatgaGTTACTATAGAACAACGAGACTTTAGAAACTAATAAGTGATATTGCCTTATAACAAATGCATCAAAACAACGAATAAAATGTACTTTGCGAACACTTTTCTTCAAGTTTATAGCAATAATGACCGTTACAAGATTTCTTCAATTTCCTGAGCTCTGACTATGAAATTTCTATTggattttgtttttagatttttagtttttgttagaaaattttgttgaaattttttgatttaTGCTGAAGTGTTAAGATGACGAAGCATATGATATCTCAagatttttaaagtttttttaataaaaaaagtaaattttaaaatattctatgtataataaaactatttaaatttatcatgTTAAATCCGTAATGACCACATTATCATTTTGATAatgaaatttgttaaaaataattacaatgtcTATGACTTAAACAACTTAAGtgtttaaaagaaatttaataaataaaattgttagtTTGGTGAAACTAAATAGACCCAAAAATGTATTTACTTGAACTAGGATTTATTGTGCCCGTCATGAGTTACACTTTAATAGGTTAAGAGTTGTTGACTGAGATGGTGAGATACATACTCCAACATTATAAATGAATTATGTGTTGTCGAAAAcgcttaaaataaataacttcatcGTGTATGTAAAACACGAGAGCAAACAAAGATTAAGTGAATGTAGTCAAATAATATGATTGTGTGTGGATTGTAAAGTCATTGCaataaaactctaaaaaattAGCTTGACCTACacaataaattaacataatttttacGGTATTTTTGAAATGCAATAGTACACATAAGCATACATTTTTAAGTTGCAATAGTACACATAAGCATACATGTAAATTTACGAATTGTATAGTGAAGttgatttaattatatgtttttcTATCAATTTAATTACAGTTAAAATGTTGTAAAATAGTTGACAgagtaaatattaatataatgcACTCACATATTTTGTCTATCCTAATCATTTTTAACTACACAATAATCTAAGAGAATGAAATTACTCAAAATATGTGTGAGCTACCTTCCAATTGATCATCCATGATACGTGTGAAGTATATTTGGTGAAGAATCATATTTGCATGCTCACAAAAAATCACCTATTCACTATTCAATTTAACAAAATCCTTAATGACCTTCATGATAAAACCAACACTTCCAAAGGCAAAGAAATTAAACAAGTTGCAAGAAACCATCAAACATGAAAATTAGTAACTTACTATTGGTGGTATTCTTTCTACAGACATTAATCTCATCAGTTACCCCAAGAGAAGATCACACAAGGGACCTTATTGCAGCCACCGAGGAGATGCAAAAAGCAAATTACTTCACATTTGTAATGTTAATCAAAATGTCTTCACCTGACACAAGACTTGAAGGAAATGTAACATTCTTGATGCCAAACGATCGAATGCTCGCTAATGTAACGCTTCAAGAAGGATCTATATATGATTTCTTATTAAGACATTCAATCCCATCACCTTTACTATTTGACGTCTTAAAACAATTTCCAACTGGGACAACTGTTCCTAGTTTACTGCCAAACTGCACCTTGAGGATATCTAACAGTGGTAGGAAGAGTTTTGTTGTCAATAATGTGAAAATCATTAGCCCAAATATATGTATGGGTGGATCTTCAATTAGATGTCATGGTATAGATGGGGTTTTGTCAGAAACATGTATAATAGAGAATAACTATAGTATTCCTGTACCTGTATCTTCATATCCTACTAACATCACAAACACTTCTTCTAATGCATCACCTCCCATTCCATCTCCTTCATCTCCAAGAGACAACCTTAGCCCTCCTACATGGACTGCTCCCACTCCAACGATTTCAAATGTTCAGCCACATAAATCAGGGTCTTCTCGATGGCTTTTGTATAATTCACCTTTGATATTTGTAGTGTGTTTGATTTTATCTTTCATAgagatatatttgtaatttgCTCTTTGTTTAGtgttatataattttctttttcctctGGTTTCTTTGAAAATTAGTCATGTGTTTAGTTGTCAAATAGAATGGTtattgattaatattaaattaattaattttaaaagagatgcatttataaatgataattttgaaaaaacaaatatcATTTCCTCCATTAAATAATTGTCAAAATTGTTGTCAATAATAGAATTGTCTATACAAAAAATTAGAAACAAATTGTAGAAAGTTGTTGGTTTGAAAAACTTAGTGATTAAGTctataatttgataaatgaaCAAGCAGAAGTTTGAAGAAATTATCTAGTAAATTTTCACACAATTTATATCAAtaccattttttcttttaataaacaaTGTATTTGGAGCCAAGGTATCTAGCTAATAGACTATCACAGTATACAAaaacaacaaatgaaaaaaatattaaagtcttgcaataaaaattttcacaaataattattaattaagatCCTTATATTTAGCTATGTGAACCAACCAATTCAAAGTTTAGAGCAAATTAGTAAATCATTTATGATATAAGGATAGTTGGCTATTTCCACCGGGATTAATAAGATGATCATCATTATTGATATAGTTGTTAATATAGATATAATATGCTTGTAATCAGCAAACACAAAATATTAAAGGAagcaataaatattaattaaaatattataattgaaaattataaaaatattttattaaagattcaaCATAATatctatacaaaataaaaatataatacgTAAAAAGTgacatttacaaaataaaaatataatatgtaaaaatatttacagattaattaatacaatataatatttgaaaaagttttatcatacatttcacaaattaactaaaatttttcacaattaataaataatatcacACTATATTATATATCAACTTTTAACATGTAAAAGTTTATTATAGTTTGTTATTAAGTAGTAATTGTTCATTTTAAGcacaattgaaaaaataaaaaataacatattctTCGTTTATCatagatttaattttttgaaagacTCATACATTTATTACATgttgcattttttttctttcattt contains:
- the LOC101501953 gene encoding casein kinase II subunit beta-1-like isoform X2 produces the protein MYKERGVSASKSEDRKRINDVLDKQLERSSPSTSRPINGKHNKDRENSNIIKDPRSASVSKTSNISEESETDSEESDVSGSDGDDTSWISWFCNLRGNEFFCEVDDDYIQDDFNLCGLSSQVPYYDYALDLILDVESSHEEQNELIESAAEMLYGMIHARYILTTKGMAAMLDKYKNYDFGRCPRVYCSGQPCLPVGQSDIPRSSTVKIYCPRCEDLYYPRSKYQGNIDGAYFGTTFPHLFLMTYGQLKPQKPSQGYVPRVFGFKINKP
- the LOC101501953 gene encoding casein kinase II subunit beta-1-like isoform X1, translated to MYKERGVSASKSEDRKRINDVLDKQLERSSPSTSRPINGKHNKDRENSNIIKDPRSASVSKTSNISEESETDSEESDVSGSDGDDTSWISWFCNLRGNEFFCEVDDDYIQDDFNLCGLSSQVPYYDYALDLILDVESSHGDMFTEEQNELIESAAEMLYGMIHARYILTTKGMAAMLDKYKNYDFGRCPRVYCSGQPCLPVGQSDIPRSSTVKIYCPRCEDLYYPRSKYQGNIDGAYFGTTFPHLFLMTYGQLKPQKPSQGYVPRVFGFKINKP
- the LOC101502798 gene encoding large ribosomal subunit protein eL43; this encodes MTKRTKKAGIVGKYGTRYGASLRKQIKKMEVSQHSKFFCEFCGKYAVKRKAVGIWGCKDCGKVKAGGAYTLNTASAVTVRSTIRRLREQTES